ACGAGAAcaaaaaagaggagaagaagaagactttgtCGCCGCTCTCAGATCTCGATGGCACCGACGAAAGCGGAAGCTACATGCTTCTTCGACAACCCACCTGTGGTCTCTTCGAGTGAAGAGGAAGAATCTGGTTCATCTGGAGATGAATCTGATTCCTCTGCTGAAGTTTCCGAGTCCGATTCCGAACCCGAGCCTGCTAAGAAGAAGTCAGATGCTTCTGGATCTGCTGCGGCTTTACCCGAGAGTTCAAAATCAAAGCGTCCTTTGAAAGAAGCTGAGCCTGAAGGTAGCAAGAAGCTGAAGATATCAGAGACAGAGCATGTGGTGAAGAAGACGAAAGCAAATGATAATGAATCCATGTTTGATGCTCAGAGTTTGAGTTCCCTCTATGAATCCATAATAAGAGGGGGTTGGAAAAAAGTTGCTGATGGAGCTAAGAAGACACAAGTGGATGAAAAATGGAAGACGCTTAAGGCTAAGGAGGTGGAGCTTAAGGCTAAGGAGGTGGAGCTTAAGGCTAAGCAGGTGGAGCTTTGTTTGCAGAGGACTGAGCTCACTAACGAAACTGCAAAGATGATATTGGAAGCCTACGAATCCTGATcggtttgtctttttttttactctctagTATGCatcttttgagtctttttatatattgtgcATATTAGCTTGTAGAACTAATCCTAGGTAACTCGTTGTCGTATTTTTTGCTTTATGCCCCTATGTTGAATGCTTTGGTTTGGGTATAAGACCCCTTTATTTATCTTGTTCGGTTTCTATGAACCCAGCCAGAAAATAGAATGGCCTTATTAGTTCTTTTATGTTAAGAGCTGTGAAACTACTTGTCAAGATCATATGCATCCTTTGTGAAGTTCAGCTGGTGCCTCCCGAGGACTGCACGGTTAAGAAGCAAACTTAACTTCACATGGTCTTGCAGTTTGCATATCGATAAGAGACTAGAATGATGATACCTCCACGTACGAGATAATGTTTCTGCAGAATCATGTCGATATGTTTTCATCCTATCTTTGACATCGTCGTGCATCACTAAGAATCATAGGCTTTTATCAAATTTATTGAGTTTCTATTGCTCTCACCGTCTCTGATAGATGACAGCGTTTTTGTCGCATTCTTTTCAGAACCTATTATTCCACATGGAAAAAACAACATACTAAATAGTACAATACTTCTCTCCTTATCTTAGAATATTCTACAAGAAGAGCAGCGAGATGTTTCAATCTTTGATTGAAACAATAAGGTAAGCTATTATGAAACATGATACCTCGTGAGCATCTCTCAGACAAGCAGAGAAAAGGTCTCCTAAGTTATAAGTTTTCCAAATTATTTTCACaagaaaacttcaaaaagtCTTATGAACAAATCTTACCGATTCCAGTCATTCCATACTGTATATGGGACAAGGAGAAAATTAAGAGAACCACACAAGTTTGACAATGTAAATTTAAGTACTGTAACATCTACGATGTAGCATTGTAACTTTTGCATACTGTACTCTACATTAAGAGGGAAAGAACCAAGTAACCTTTTGTATAACCTTTCTCCATCACAAGTGTAACATTCTCTAGACAATGTCCTTTGGAAGtgtaatatttctatatttagtTGAcattgtcccaaaaaaaaaaagtgaatttgGACACCAAAATGAAGTACCATTCCAAAGAATGTTATGTGTAGCTGGGTAGATAAACTAAACAATTAAAGAGTAGAATGTTAGGATTCAGAAACGAGTTAGAGTCAGAGGCTTACGTGCGGGCACAAGCAGATAGCTCGGACGCCGACTTGCTACTTCACATAAACTATTATTAAATAGTTCAACAACATCTGTGTTGAAGGATTCGATTCATATGATACCGTCTTCTTCTGTTTGATTTGTatctagtaataataataactaggatatatcccgtgcttaaagtacgtgtcaacattttaaaaaaaatttataatataataataaaaattattgtttttttaaaaaaattattttgtttgagataatatttatttttaattgttatgtaaatctattagtctatatgaatactaattattttagaatattataatattttctttttgacgtattattacagttttatattgtttatttgttgtatttgcatcatattttgtgaaatataaaatagtaattttaatattataattgtgagtaaataaaaattattaatttatcatctatataaatttagttttaccaacccgccaatgtgaaaattaaaacacacattttcatacatttagtaatatatcttcatttaaaaaaattcaaatcacaacatatgtagaaaatatgcattttattaattataagtattatatgaaagttctaaacaatttgtaaataaaataaaataaagatgataggagaatcataatttgaaatcttaacaaaatcttcgaatttagttattaaaaataattgtattgtatacttggatataaaatcttagtttttaaaattctgattggtttatatatttttttaaaaataattagtaatttcgtacataatttattagagagagaaaatatttttttagatttttttaaattttttaatatttgatatgtgaatattttttatttttaatttaattatatttatttaaattagttaattaagcttaactatttttttctaatggcaattgaatgtaattttttacacattttaaagttagtttcatatttgtacttctcaattaatatagtaggataataataataatgataataattaacGTGACAATATATACGTTAAAATTGGCATTATCTATATAAAACTTTAGTGCAACACCGGTGGTGTTTATTGACAAAATATTATGGCAGTGAATGGTAACATGTATAAGTGCGTAtttgaacatttttaaaaaaaatctgattcaTGTTACCATTCATACATTTAGTGAGCAATAtgcgtttttcaaaaaaaaatgagaaacccACTTTGCGTTTTTTAAGGGAAGGTAATATACTCTTGGACCGCCTTTTGTTTGTCCAGAATCAATTAGGTAGCGTTTTTGTAGATTACGCACtgttattttattcttttttaattatttattttataaagagagtaattatttatttattttataaaaaatattatttcattattcTTCACAAACTACAAAATAATCACTTATAATATGGAAAAACAGATCCAAAAAacttaatttagttttaaatttttaatcaaaatataattttaaattatgtcaTCTAAAATGTATCATATCTATGTTaactaaatttaacaatttacaaGTAAACTATAGTTTCTTctataatgaaattatttttaaaagatgtattcttcattatttaaaaaaaaaattttttacatgattaaagtttggttttaaaagttcataaattataaataaaaataaaaatactttttcactaacaatcaaaaaaagaaattaaaattatattaatataatatatttgtttataatgtgtaactataatatgtattatgcactttaccaatcaaacattattttgtaccgcttattttggaaTAACCGCACTTGTCTCGCAAATACATTGAtcccgcacgtaccgcagttgaaccgtaccgtaCTAACAAATTTTTTGTCCCGCACCACTAAATCCGCAGTTACCATTCGGACCTCCCACAATCTAAAGAAATGGTTTACGTAGAATAACACGAGAATTATTACATCACGTGAGAGAGAATCTTCACGAAAGAGAGAATTAATTATGTCGTTTTCTGGTTATAGCTTCGTCGTATTAGCATTATTCTCCATCGTCTTAACTCAAATCTATGGGTTGAGAAACATAAACCGAATGGATGATCTCCAACCGCAAGAAACGCTAAGGATTCACAACCAGATTCGAGCTGCGGTCGGGGTTGCTCCTTTGGTGTGGGACCCAAAACTTGCTGCGGGACCCAAACTTGCTGCCCATGCGCAAAGCTACGCTAACGTACGATCCGGAGACTGCGCCATAAAACATTCCACCGATGGAACCTACGGCGAGAATATAGCCGCCGGGTGGGTCCAACCTGTCGACACCATGAGCGGTCCGATCGCGACTAAGTTTTGGTTGACGGAGAAGCCTTATTACAATTATGCTACCAACAGATGTAGTGATGTACTGATGTGTGTGGGCATTACACTCAGATTGTCGCTAATCAATCGACCCGACTCGGTTGTGGTACGGTCAGGTGTTTTAATAATGAGTATGTTTGGGTCGTATGTAACTATGCTCCTAGGCCAATGGGTGATGCCAATACTCGTCCCTATTGATGAATCGCATCCGGACTAATCAAAAAGATTAATACGGTGTCAAATGTGAAACATGATCAATATCTATAGATATTAAGATAACATGTTATCATAGACCCAATTATAAGCTACATAGCAAGTTTGTAATCTAGTGGTTTGTAGTAGCATTGTATCAACTATCAAACATAAGGAAACACATGTTTGAGTTATTTCTTTTGAACAGAAaacatctttatatataaagttcACTTTACTCACTTTTGGTGCTGCCACATCAACATCTTTATCTGTGTAATAAGCGTATATTTCCCGAGACAGCCCATTTTCGTAGCCCATATTTTCCGAGACAGCCATTTTACgtaattatttgtttcttatgttttcaaAAGCCCATTAGAATTTTTCTCTCAGGGcctaatatattattattcgtTTACTATGTTCTGGAAATAAAACCCTTACTGCAGGAATATCTACTCCACCGTCAACCGATGTGCGACCTCAAGCGCCACGCCTCTTCAGCCTTCCTGACTTCCATCGCTATCATTTTGTTTTCCTCTGAAACCGTTAATTGATTCCTTCAATGCTTTTTCTTTCAATTGAAGTCTCACTACTTTCCCTTAATTGGTGTTACTTGAATTCCTATATAATGCCATCTTCTCCAATTTCATTCATCTTACAATTCCTTCACTCtctgaaatttgtttttataattatggATTCCAGTGTTGTTTCATTCGCAAATCTGAAAGCCGGTCGCACATGTCATGGGCCAAGTATGTTCAAGCAAGGCATATAGAAAactttttatgtattttgtagATTGCAAAGAGTAAGCTTTGGTCTTTGTGTTAACTTGTATTTGTAattctgttttctttatcttacattttgtttttttttggtgtgtttgatTGATAATAATTCAAGCTAACATGATTCCATTAGTCTCTTTTGCGATATGATGCAGGAAGATGCTGATCTTCTCTTTAGAAAGCTCTCAAGGTAACACAGCGTTACATAAtacttttatatgtttattttttgtatatgctTTCTTTAATAGCTTCTTGaatcatattcaaatttatCTTGTTTGTAGATACCAGAACCACTCATACCACAAGCTGGAGCCCGTGTAATGTCTCTTACTGATGGTCTTTCCAAGGTAGAATGTTTTCATTCACAGCTACTATAAGGTTTCATGTCAtctatttttctttctgcaTTCAGCAGGTGCATCGCAAttggtaaaataaatgaaaatttggaGAAGGTGAACAGAGTTCATAAATCCTATTGAAAATAGATTGACGTTAACCCTTCATATTCTTTAACATCTGAGAGACTTTTACCACTAGCTAGCCTGTTTCTAGATAAGTTAAAGGGTTTACAATTTTACACACTTCTGAGTTCTGATATTTGCATCCTAAGTGGTCTGAATATATTTTGTCACTTCAGAGGATCATATGAACCAATACAACTTTTGGGCTTTGCTTATTGCTGTAGTCAAATGATTTAGAGGAATTTCCTACTTGTTTCTGAGGTCTTACTGTCATGTAATTTTGTAGATGTCCAAGTCTGCACCTTCTGATCAGTCTCggatcaatctccttgactca
The Camelina sativa cultivar DH55 chromosome 15, Cs, whole genome shotgun sequence DNA segment above includes these coding regions:
- the LOC109129038 gene encoding GLABROUS1 enhancer-binding protein-like — encoded protein: MAPTKAEATCFFDNPPVVSSSEEEESGSSGDESDSSAEVSESDSEPEPAKKKSDASGSAAALPESSKSKRPLKEAEPEGSKKLKISETEHVVKKTKANDNESMFDAQSLSSLYESIIRGGWKKVADGAKKTQVDEKWKTLKAKEVELKAKEVELKAKQVELCLQRTELTNETAKMILEAYES